A single Trachemys scripta elegans isolate TJP31775 chromosome 20, CAS_Tse_1.0, whole genome shotgun sequence DNA region contains:
- the LOC117868302 gene encoding gap junction beta-5 protein-like, whose translation MNWSWFQELLSGVNKYSTAFGRIWLSVVVVFRFLVYVVAAERVWSDDQRDFECNTRQPGCSNVCYDHFFPVSHIRLWALQLILVTCPSLLVVMHVAYREAKQRKRREAEGENCRRLYPDPGKKRGGLWWTYLLSLVFKVAVDVTFLYIFHRLYANFNLPRMVRCTEAPCPNTVDCFIARPTEKKLFTYFMVATATLCILLNLCEMTYLVAKRCWELAARRQGREQLSKLTGCHHCAQQKNQSLSTTSTG comes from the coding sequence ATGAATTGGTCCTGGTTCCAGGAGCTCCTGAGCGGGGTGAACAAGTACTCCACCGCCTTCGGGCGCATCTGGCTCTCCGTGGTCGTGGTCTTCCGCTTCCTGGTCTACGTGGTGGCGGCTGAGCGGGTGTGGAGTGACGACCAGAGGGACTTTGAGTGTAACACGCGCCAGCCCGGCTGCTCCAACGTCTGTTATGACCACTTCTTCCCCGTCTCCCACATCCGCCTCTGGGCCCTGCAGCTCATCCTGGtcacctgcccctccctgctggtGGTCATGCATGTGGCCTACCGGGAGGCCAAGCAGAGGAAGCGCCGGGAGGCGGAGGGAGAGAACTGCCGCCGGCTCTACCCCGACCCCGGCAAGAAACGGGGAGGGCTGTGGTGGACCTACCTGCTCAGCCTTGTCTTCAAAGTTGCTGTGGACGTGACTTTCCTCTACATCTTCCACCGGCTCTATGCCAATTTCAACCTGCCCCGCATGGTGCGGTGCACTGAGGCCCCCTGCCCCAACACGGTCGACTGCTTCATCGCCAGGCCCACCGAGAAGAAACTCTTCACCTACTTCATGGTGGCCACCGCCACCCTGTGCATCCTTCTCAATCTCTGTGAGATGACCTACCTGGTCGCCAAGCGGTGCTGGGAACTTGCCGCCCGGcgccagggcagggagcagctgagcaagctcacagGCTGCCATCACTGTGCACAGCAGAAGAACCAGAGTCTTAGTACAACATCCACAGGGTAG